The genomic window GACCCTTTGCCCGACTAAACCGGAACAAAGTGGTTCATTCTCAGCGATCAATTTGAAGTCGTGCGCGCTCATGCTTGAATGCAAGTTGCGTTTGGCCAACTACTTGAAACAAAATCAAAAAAGTTCAACCGGACAGTACTGTCGGCATGTTTACCATCGTCGAGATATTCGCGCCCCTTAACAATCGCTTCTTCGAGGTTTTTGATGCGTTTAAGTACAGCCTGTTTCTTCGATGGCATTTGCATTGACTTCCAGCGCTTTCTCGAAAAAGCTGGTCGAAGTTGCAGACACGACCGGTAAGCCCAACAACACAGAGCTGGGACGCTGCCATCCGGCAGGAGCCCTTTTTAGCCTTCGCCCTCCAAATTCTAGGCCTTTCCGCGCTAACAAGCCGGACGGCCTATTTCGCGAATTTAGCGAAAGGATCGACGTTGGCGTCACGGTGCCACTGGTACTCGGTGCCATGGGCGACCCGTTCGGCCGTTTGTTCGCCGTACAGCCGCGCGATCACGGCCAGGGCCATATCCATTCCGGCCGAGACACCCGAACTGGTCACGCGATTGCCGTCCTCGACCCACCGCGCTTCCTTGACCCAATTGACCTTCGGTCCTTGCTTCTCGGCGAACTGGAAGAATTGCTTGTTCGAAGTCGCGCGGCGGCCGTCGAGCAATCCGGCCTTGGCCAACAGCGCCGAGCCCGAGCAAACGCTCATCACGATCTCCGCCCGCTCGGCGCGATCGCGCAGCCAGGTCAACAGCGGCTCGTTCCCCAACTGCGTGGCGGTGCCGAATCCGCCGGGCACGAGAATCAAGTCCAGCGGCGGACAATTATCGAACGCGTAATCAGCCACGACCTTCGGCCCTTGCGCGCTTGTGATCGGCCCGGCCTGGTAGCCGACCATGACGATCTTCACGCGATTACCTACGGCGCCGAACATCTCGACCGGACCATAGACGTCCAACAGCTCGAAGCGCGGATAGAGGACCACGCCGAGCGTGCGCGTCGGCGCCTGTGCGCCGCCCGTGGACGATTCGTCGCCCGCCCTGGCGGACGCATCGATGCCCGCGAACATTGCGGTAACGATTGTGAGTTGGCCTAGCCGCCGAGCGGCGCGCGATGGCAGTGCTAGCGTGAGCATGAGAGTGCCCTCTAGAGGTTTGAAGTGCTGTCAGTAACGACCACGCACGCCAGCCGCTCAAATGGTAGCCGATCGAGCGACTCGCG from Pirellulales bacterium includes these protein-coding regions:
- a CDS encoding DJ-1/PfpI family protein; the protein is MLTLALPSRAARRLGQLTIVTAMFAGIDASARAGDESSTGGAQAPTRTLGVVLYPRFELLDVYGPVEMFGAVGNRVKIVMVGYQAGPITSAQGPKVVADYAFDNCPPLDLILVPGGFGTATQLGNEPLLTWLRDRAERAEIVMSVCSGSALLAKAGLLDGRRATSNKQFFQFAEKQGPKVNWVKEARWVEDGNRVTSSGVSAGMDMALAVIARLYGEQTAERVAHGTEYQWHRDANVDPFAKFAK